The Polaribacter sp. Q13 sequence ATGGAGTTTGATCAAACAGAAAACGGACTTAGAGATAACTTAACATTTCCAAAATTAGAAATGAAAGATGGTATGTTAGAAGTACCAAATAGACCAGGCTTAGGTATTGACGTAGATGAAGATATGTTACGTAAGTATTGTATCAGTTCTACGACCAATGAAATAGAAGTTTAAAAAATATAAAATAAATAAACAAGCATATGAAGACTAGAAACTTCGGATATAAAAAGTTATACATCGACGGTAAATTAGTTGATGCAGAAAGTGGAGAAAGAGAAGATGTTATTTGTCCTGCAACAGGAGAGGTAATTGCTCAAGTTGCAAAAGCGGGTAAAGCAGATGCAGAAAAAGCATTGATATCTTCACAAAAAGGATTTAAATATTGGTCTAAATTATCTTTATCAGAAAGAACAGTTTGGATGCTAAAATTGCGTGATGCAATTTTAGAAAAATCGGATGAACTTAGAGATGCCATGGTGCATGAAATGGGGAAAACCTATGCAGGTTCTGAAGAAGATATTGATAGACTTACAGAAGCATTAGAATGGTATCCTAATGCAATGAAAAATTTAAGAGAAGAGCAAATTCCAGATTATGAAGGAACGCACACTCATAAAATGATTTCTAAACCAGCAGGTGTTGCTTTAGCATACTTAGCATGGAATTTTCCATTATTAAATGTTGGGTATAAAATTGGGCCAGCATTAGCTTCTGGATGCTCCTTAATCATTAAACCATCAACATTATCGCCTTTATCTGCATATATGGTTGGTGAAATTTTAGAAAGCATTAATTTCCCTGCAGGAGTGGTTACAATTTTAGCAGGTTCTAGTAGAGAGGTGGCAACACCAATGACTACAAGTACAATACCAGCTGTAATTACCATGATTGGTTCTACACAAACGGGTCAAAGAATTATTGCAGATAGTACAACATCTATCAAAAAATTAGGAATGGAATTAGGAGGAAATGCTCCTTTCATTGTTTTTGAAGATGCAGATATAGAAACAGCTTTAAACTTAGCAATTATCTTAAGGTTCCATAATACAGGTCAAATTTGTGTAGCTGCCAACAGAATATTTGTTCATAAAAATATTTATGATAAATTCTTAAAAGAATACGTAAAAAGAGCATCAGAATTAAAAATTGGTTTTGGAGTTAAAGAAAACGAAGGTGTTTTTATGGGGCCATTGGCTTCTAGTGATGCTAGAGATAGAATGTTTGAATTAGTTGAAGATGCTGTTAGTAAAGGAGCAACTTTAGAATATGGAGGTAAAATTCCTGAAGATTTACCTAAAGGTGGATATTGGATGCAACCAACCGTAGTTTCTGGTATTACAACTGAGATGAAATTGTTTAGAGAAGAGACTTTTGGGCCTGTTGCAGGTATTATGTCTTTTGATACTGACGATGAAGTTTTAGAATTAGCAAACGATACAGAATTTGGTTTAGCGTCTTATATTTTTACAAATAATAACAAAAGAATAGAAAGATTTACAGAAGACTTAGAATTTGGAGAAATTCATATAAATGGTGTAAAATATGCCATATATTTGCCACACGGAGGATTTAAGAATAGTGGAATAGGTCACGATTGTTCTCACCTTGCATTAGATGATTATTTAGTTAAAAAACGTATTACATCAGCATTATAAATTATGGCGAAAAATTTATTACAAAACAGTTTAAAAGAAGGAGAAACTTTATATGGTCCCTTCTGTAAAATACAAGATCCAGCAATTGTAGAAATTGCGGCTTTAAGTGGTTTCGATTTTGTGATCATAGATATGGAACATGGTCCTTATAGTATAGAATCTGCTCAGAATATGATTAGAGCAGCCGAAGCTAGAGGAATTACACCTGTGGTTAGAGTTACGGAAAATTCTGAAACTTTAATTTTAAGAACTTTAGATATTGGCGCAAAATGTATTCAAGTACCTCAAATATGCACAAAAGCAGACGCTGATAGATTAGTGAAATCTACTAAGTTTTATCCGAAAGGAGAAAGAGGGATGTGTCGTTATGTAAGAGCTGCAGAATATACAAATATTAGCGGTGCAGATCATTTTGGAAAAGCAAATGATAACATTACAACAATTATCCATATCGAAGGAATGGAAGGTATTAATAACCTAGAAGAAATTGTACAAGTAGATGGTATTGATGTGATCTTTTTAGGTCCTTATGATTTATCTCAATCTTGTGGAGTTCCTGGTGATGTTAATAACCCTAAAGTAGTAGATGCTATGAAAGGTGCTGTAGAAACTGCTAAAAAGTACGGTAAGTTTGTAGGTACTTTTACAGAGACTCCAGAAAAAGCAAAAATGTGGAAAGAAATAGGTGTACAATATATTTCTTATGCTGTAGATGTTGGTTTAGTAATGAATACTTTTAAAGATATTACAAAACAATTAAAAGGATAACAGTAAAACGTATCTTTTTATGAAACGATAGTTATTGTTAAAAATAATATTTAGTAAAAAAACGACACTATCCTAAAATCTGTGTAAGTTGAAAAACTCAGGGTTAAATTATTTATAGTTTAATCCTGTTTTCAAATATAGCTAAAAATTGATTAAGTATAATTCCCCAATTTCTAATTGGCATTGTCCACTTTTTAGTACTTTCTCTCAGTGCTAAAAAAACAGATTTCATGACAGCTTCATCGGTTGGGAACGAGAGTTTGTTTTTAGTATATTTTCTAATTTTCCCGTTGAGATTTTCTATAAGATTTGTGGTATAAATTATAGTTCTTATTTCTATAGGGAAATCAAAGAAAACGGTAAGTTCATCCCAGTTATTTTCCCAACTTTTAATCGCATAAGAATATTTAGAATCCCATTTATCTTTAAAATCTTTTAAGGATGCCTTTGCAGCTTCTTTTGTAGGTGCAGTATAGATTTGTTTCATGTCTCTGGTAAACTCTTTTTTGTCTTTCCAAACAACGTAACGACAAGAGTTTCTAATCTGATGCACTACACATATTTGAGTAACAGAATTAGGGAAAACAGTTTTAATTGTATCTGTAAATCCGTTTAAATTGTCGGTTGCTGTGATTAAGATATCTTGTGTTCCTCTAGCTCTAATATCTGTTAAAACACTCATCCAAAAAGCAGAAGATTCATTCTTCCCTAACCATAAACCAAGTACTTCTTTTTTACCATCGGTTCTCAAACCTACAGCAATGTAAATGGTTTTGTTGATGACTTTAGAGTTTTCTCTAACTTTAAAAACGATTCCATCCATCCAAACGATAAGATATGTTGCTTCTAAAGGTCTATTCTTCCAAGCTATAATATCATTGGTGATACTATCGGTAATTCTTGATATAGTACTTGTGGAGATGTTAAAATCGTAAAGTTCTCGTATTTGTTCTTCTATATCACTATTGCTCATCCCTTTTGCATAAAGGGAAATTATAATGTTTTCTATACCTTCTGTAGTACTTTCTCTTTTTTTAACAATCATTGGGTTAAAAGAACTTTCACGGTCTCTTGGAACGTTTATTTCTGTCTCCCCTAAAGTTGTTTTTAGTTTCTTTTTGGTATACCCATTTCGAAGATTAGTTGATTTACTTTTTTGATGTCGATCATAATCTAGGTGAGCATCTAATTCTCCCTCAAGGATCTTTTCTATGCCTCGTTTATGAAGCTGTTCTAAAAAATTAGTAAGTTCTGATCCGCTTTTAAATTGCTTTAAAAAATCTTCGTTTAAAATGTCTTCTGGTTTCATAAGTATGTAAAATTTAAAATTAATAAAAAAATCTCAGTTAATTAATTAACCTGAGATTTTAAAACTTACACACTTTATGAGACAGTGCCAAAAAAACCTTTTAGAGTTATCTAAAAGGTTTTTTTTTGTTTAATTTTTTTTTATCTCACTGATAGAATTGAATATTTTACATAATTATTTTTTTATATTCATCTAACTATTTTAAGTTGCTTTAAAATACTTTTTTAGTTTTTGACTTTTCTAATTTTAAAAAAGACATGTCTTTCCGTGCTTGTCGAAGACTTTATTTCTCCTTCGACAAGCTCAGGAAAACATTTGGGTTTTTAATTGTTTTAGCGACATCATAAAATTCATTTGGATAAATGTAAAAGTCAATAGAACGTTTCTCAAAAAAAAAATGAGTAAAACACAACACTAAGATTATTCTTAGCAATGCATTTTACTCATTTTATAAAATTCTTTCTTAAAAAAGAAAGTTAAATCATTAACGGTTTACCATTCAGCAAAACTTCCGTCTTCATGTCTCCAAATAGGGTTAGACCAATCATGTCCTATTTTTTGAGCTTCACGTAATTTATCTTCATCAATATCTACTCCTAAACCTGGTTTTTTAAGTAAATCGATATAACCATCTTTTACATCAAATACTTCTGGATTAGACATATAATCTAAGATGTCATATCCTTTATTATAATGTATACCAATACTGCTTTCTTGAATAATTGCGTTAGAAGACACAAAATCTACATGTAAACAAGATGCTAAGGCTACAGGTCCAAGCGGACAGTGAGGGGCTAAAGTAATATCATAAGCTTCTGCCATAGTAGCAATTCGTCTTACTTCAGAAATACCACCTGCATGACTTAAATCTGGTTGAATAATATCTACAACACCTTGGTGTAATATTTCTTTAAAATCCCATCTAGAAAACATACGTTCTCCAGTAGCAATAGGAATACTTGTATATCCGTATATATGCTTTAAGGCATCATTGTTTTCTGTTAATACAGGTTCTTCAATAAACAATGGTTCATAAGGAGCCAATTCGTCTATCAATCGTTTTACCATTGGTTTGTGAACTCTACCATGAAAATCTAAACCGATATCTAAATCATATCCGAATTCTTCTCTTAAAAGTTTAATGTTATGAGCTACTTTTTTAACATCCTTCATAGAAGATACCCATTCCATTGCCCCAGTAGCATTCATTTTTACGGCTTTAAAGCCATCTTTTACTTTTTGATGTGCTTGTTCTAATACAACATCCGGATTGTCTCCACCGATCCAACAATACATTTTCATTTTATCACGAACAGCACCTCCTAAAAGTTCGTGCACTGGTACACCTAAGTGTTTTCCTTTTATATCCCATAAAGCTTGGTCTATACCAGAAATAGCACTCATTAAGATTGCACCTCCTCTATAGAATCCACCTCTATATAGAATTTGCCATATATCCTCTATTTTACTTGCGTCTTTACCAATTAAAAATTTTTCTAATTCTTTTACGCATGCAGCAACAGAATCGGCCTTACCTTCTATAACAGGTTCTCCCCAACCAATAATACCAGATTGGGTAGTTATTTTAAGAAATAACCAACGTGGTGGCACTTTAAATAATTCTATTTTAACAATTTTTAAATCGTTCATAAATTCTATTTTTAAGTTATTAAGATGTAACACTTTCAAATTTTGTTAGTGTTTACATTAGGCTAATATTTTTTTTTCTAAAATAATCCAAGACAACAAAGGTCATATATCAAAGGTAAAAAGAAGTTCTTAAGGGTTCTATTTTTGTATCTGTAAGTAAATGAAAACTTTTATTGCTTTAATCTAAATGTTTACTGTATTTATTAATTTCTGTTTTTTTAAACATTAAAAATCAATGTTTTATGATGTGATTTGATGTGGTTGTTAAAAATAGTTTTACTGAGAATAACATATAAATGACTCTTAAAGACTTTTTCTAAATAGAATATTTAGAGTTTTACGCAACAAATATAAAATTATATTTATTTATGAAAACAGTAATGATTGTTGGTGGGAATAGAGGAGTTGGTAAAGAGATTCTAAAAGCATCTTTAGATAAAGGTTATAATGTTGCCTTTTGTAGCCGCAAAGAAGAAGAAGCTAAAGAAATTATCAAATCTTTAAAGGCTGAAGATAAACTCTATTTTCATAGAATTGATTTAAATTCTATAGATGAACTTGAGAACTTTGTTATTCAAACAAAAAAGAAATTTGGTAGTATTGATGCTTTGGTTATATATTCTGGAATTACACCTGTGGCTTCATTAACCGATACAGAAGAGGATGTTTATGATAGCGTTTTTAATGTGAATCTTAAAGCTCCTTATTTTTTAATAAAACATGTTATAAAAGTAATGAAAGAACAAGGTACTGGTGGTTCTATTGTCTTTTTTGGTTCTGCTCATATGGATTATGGTCAAATTGATAGAACAGCTTATGCTCTTACTAAAGGGACGCTTTATACTCTTTCTAGACATATTGCACGTCATTATGCAGGATTTGGAATTCGATCTAATTATGTAGTAATGGGTTGGACACATACAGAAGGAGAGTTAGAGTTAAGAAAAGAAGAAGGAATAAGTGCTGAAGAATTAAAAAATAAAGCAGCAGCTATACTTCCTATGGGGCGTATGTTAACTCCTAAGGATCCTGTACCTGCAGTAATGTATCTTATTTCTGATGATTCTGCGATGACAACCGGATCTAAGATAAGAATAACAGCAGGAGAATATATATAACAAATAAAACAAAAAAATATTTTATGATTTCATCTTTAATTTTTCACTCTAATTCAGAACTTTTAGAAGGTCCTGTTTTTGATAAAGGAAATAATTTATTATACTTTGTTTCCATTTTAGATTGTTTGGTTTATTGCTATAACCCGGCAACTAAAGAGATTCTGAGCATGAAACTAGATTCACCTGTAAGTTGTATTTATTTTATAGAAAAAAAAGTAATTTTAGTTTCGTCTAAAGACGGATTTTTTAAAGTAGACTTTAATACAATAGAAAAGGAATTTGCTTTTCAAATTGATATTGACAAACTTGTTAGATATAACGATGGAATTTCTGATCCAATTGGTAGAATTATCATTGGTACAATGGGATAT is a genomic window containing:
- a CDS encoding NAD-dependent succinate-semialdehyde dehydrogenase — encoded protein: MKTRNFGYKKLYIDGKLVDAESGEREDVICPATGEVIAQVAKAGKADAEKALISSQKGFKYWSKLSLSERTVWMLKLRDAILEKSDELRDAMVHEMGKTYAGSEEDIDRLTEALEWYPNAMKNLREEQIPDYEGTHTHKMISKPAGVALAYLAWNFPLLNVGYKIGPALASGCSLIIKPSTLSPLSAYMVGEILESINFPAGVVTILAGSSREVATPMTTSTIPAVITMIGSTQTGQRIIADSTTSIKKLGMELGGNAPFIVFEDADIETALNLAIILRFHNTGQICVAANRIFVHKNIYDKFLKEYVKRASELKIGFGVKENEGVFMGPLASSDARDRMFELVEDAVSKGATLEYGGKIPEDLPKGGYWMQPTVVSGITTEMKLFREETFGPVAGIMSFDTDDEVLELANDTEFGLASYIFTNNNKRIERFTEDLEFGEIHINGVKYAIYLPHGGFKNSGIGHDCSHLALDDYLVKKRITSAL
- a CDS encoding HpcH/HpaI aldolase/citrate lyase family protein — its product is MAKNLLQNSLKEGETLYGPFCKIQDPAIVEIAALSGFDFVIIDMEHGPYSIESAQNMIRAAEARGITPVVRVTENSETLILRTLDIGAKCIQVPQICTKADADRLVKSTKFYPKGERGMCRYVRAAEYTNISGADHFGKANDNITTIIHIEGMEGINNLEEIVQVDGIDVIFLGPYDLSQSCGVPGDVNNPKVVDAMKGAVETAKKYGKFVGTFTETPEKAKMWKEIGVQYISYAVDVGLVMNTFKDITKQLKG
- a CDS encoding IS256 family transposase, which codes for MKPEDILNEDFLKQFKSGSELTNFLEQLHKRGIEKILEGELDAHLDYDRHQKSKSTNLRNGYTKKKLKTTLGETEINVPRDRESSFNPMIVKKRESTTEGIENIIISLYAKGMSNSDIEEQIRELYDFNISTSTISRITDSITNDIIAWKNRPLEATYLIVWMDGIVFKVRENSKVINKTIYIAVGLRTDGKKEVLGLWLGKNESSAFWMSVLTDIRARGTQDILITATDNLNGFTDTIKTVFPNSVTQICVVHQIRNSCRYVVWKDKKEFTRDMKQIYTAPTKEAAKASLKDFKDKWDSKYSYAIKSWENNWDELTVFFDFPIEIRTIIYTTNLIENLNGKIRKYTKNKLSFPTDEAVMKSVFLALRESTKKWTMPIRNWGIILNQFLAIFENRIKL
- the dgoD gene encoding galactonate dehydratase, whose translation is MNDLKIVKIELFKVPPRWLFLKITTQSGIIGWGEPVIEGKADSVAACVKELEKFLIGKDASKIEDIWQILYRGGFYRGGAILMSAISGIDQALWDIKGKHLGVPVHELLGGAVRDKMKMYCWIGGDNPDVVLEQAHQKVKDGFKAVKMNATGAMEWVSSMKDVKKVAHNIKLLREEFGYDLDIGLDFHGRVHKPMVKRLIDELAPYEPLFIEEPVLTENNDALKHIYGYTSIPIATGERMFSRWDFKEILHQGVVDIIQPDLSHAGGISEVRRIATMAEAYDITLAPHCPLGPVALASCLHVDFVSSNAIIQESSIGIHYNKGYDILDYMSNPEVFDVKDGYIDLLKKPGLGVDIDEDKLREAQKIGHDWSNPIWRHEDGSFAEW
- a CDS encoding SDR family NAD(P)-dependent oxidoreductase, with amino-acid sequence MKTVMIVGGNRGVGKEILKASLDKGYNVAFCSRKEEEAKEIIKSLKAEDKLYFHRIDLNSIDELENFVIQTKKKFGSIDALVIYSGITPVASLTDTEEDVYDSVFNVNLKAPYFLIKHVIKVMKEQGTGGSIVFFGSAHMDYGQIDRTAYALTKGTLYTLSRHIARHYAGFGIRSNYVVMGWTHTEGELELRKEEGISAEELKNKAAAILPMGRMLTPKDPVPAVMYLISDDSAMTTGSKIRITAGEYI